From a single Chloracidobacterium thermophilum B genomic region:
- a CDS encoding nucleotidyltransferase family protein: MTPEEVLRTRREEILQTCARYGAHNVRVFGSVARGEADEQSDIDLLVDFEPNRSLLDHAGLWLELQERLGVKVDVVSSRGLKARIRERVLHEAVPL, encoded by the coding sequence ATGACACCTGAAGAAGTTTTGAGAACCAGGCGGGAAGAGATTTTACAGACGTGCGCCAGGTACGGCGCTCACAACGTGCGTGTCTTTGGCTCAGTCGCTCGCGGAGAAGCCGATGAACAGAGCGATATTGACCTGCTTGTGGACTTCGAGCCGAACCGGAGCCTTCTCGACCACGCCGGCCTCTGGCTTGAGCTTCAGGAACGGCTGGGAGTCAAAGTGGACGTGGTGAGCAGTCGCGGACTCAAAGCCCGTATCCGTGAGCGGGTGTTGCACGAGGCTGTCCCGCTATGA
- a CDS encoding PHP domain-containing protein, with the protein MSHNTTLSIVRPGSVFRHGLRTGVSLHCHTKFSREVLDFIPHYAAKIPLVAGRFARLCQRYEARHGRPLDFTQAWWTPPVTPRVLHDAEVRHMEATLGVRGIVSITDHDEIEACCGLRAMGEDVPISTEWTVPFGVAYFHVGVHNLPPDHARAIAEELFAFTKDPEARARPDVLEELFSMLNALPGVLVVLNHPLWDIENIGQAQHLAALKNFLDRYKRWLHALEINGFRSWRENLDVARLARELELPLVSGGDRHGLSPNTVVNLTDAATFEAMVEELRVARRSHVVVLPTYQENMLLRVFEAAAQILDDYPDYPEGQRHWTERLFFLDEHGQPQSLRQCWSDHSPLWARVATWVFRQLGRRHWRPALERVLPKPQFELGEL; encoded by the coding sequence ATGTCGCATAATACGACACTGAGCATCGTCAGGCCGGGGAGCGTTTTCCGCCATGGGTTGCGCACCGGCGTGTCACTCCACTGTCACACCAAATTCTCCCGCGAAGTCTTGGATTTCATCCCGCACTACGCTGCGAAAATTCCCCTTGTGGCCGGACGTTTTGCCCGTCTGTGCCAACGCTATGAAGCGCGGCATGGGCGTCCGCTGGATTTCACTCAGGCGTGGTGGACGCCGCCAGTGACGCCCCGCGTGCTGCACGATGCCGAAGTGCGGCACATGGAAGCGACCCTTGGCGTGCGGGGCATCGTCTCCATCACCGACCATGATGAAATCGAAGCCTGCTGCGGCCTGCGCGCCATGGGGGAAGATGTGCCGATTTCGACCGAATGGACGGTGCCGTTTGGCGTGGCCTACTTTCACGTCGGCGTGCACAACCTCCCGCCTGACCATGCCCGCGCCATTGCCGAAGAACTGTTTGCCTTTACTAAAGACCCGGAAGCACGCGCCAGGCCCGATGTTCTGGAAGAACTGTTCTCGATGCTCAACGCGCTTCCGGGCGTGCTGGTGGTGTTGAACCATCCGCTCTGGGACATTGAAAACATCGGGCAGGCGCAGCATCTGGCCGCACTGAAAAATTTTCTCGACCGCTACAAACGCTGGCTGCACGCCCTGGAAATCAATGGCTTCCGCTCGTGGCGCGAAAACCTCGACGTGGCGCGTCTGGCACGTGAGCTGGAGCTGCCATTGGTTTCCGGCGGCGACCGCCACGGGCTTTCCCCGAACACAGTGGTCAATCTGACCGATGCTGCGACCTTCGAGGCTATGGTCGAGGAGCTACGGGTTGCGCGCCGCAGTCATGTGGTCGTGCTGCCGACGTATCAGGAAAACATGCTGTTGCGCGTGTTCGAGGCCGCCGCGCAAATTCTGGACGATTACCCGGACTATCCCGAAGGACAGCGCCACTGGACCGAGCGCCTGTTTTTTCTCGATGAGCATGGGCAGCCCCAGTCGCTGCGCCAGTGCTGGTCTGATCACAGCCCGCTGTGGGCACGGGTGGCTACGTGGGTCTTCCGGCAACTTGGACGCCGGCATTGGCGCCCGGCACTGGAAAGGGTTCTCCCCAAACCGCAGTTCGAGCTGGGGGAACTGTAA
- the msrB gene encoding peptide-methionine (R)-S-oxide reductase MsrB — translation MKTFPVQKNEAEWQAQLTPEQYYVTRLKGTERAFTGKLYREKRTGTYHCVACGAPLFSSETKYDSGSGWPSFWAPISPEAIVTELDLSHGMRRIEVMCAQCGSHLGHVFDDGPRDKTGLRYCINSISMDFKPAED, via the coding sequence ATGAAAACGTTTCCCGTTCAGAAAAACGAAGCCGAGTGGCAGGCGCAATTGACACCCGAACAGTACTACGTCACCCGCCTGAAAGGCACGGAGCGGGCCTTTACCGGCAAGCTGTACCGTGAAAAGCGTACTGGGACCTACCACTGCGTGGCTTGTGGCGCGCCACTTTTTTCTTCTGAAACCAAATATGACTCCGGCTCAGGCTGGCCGAGCTTCTGGGCACCGATCAGTCCAGAGGCCATTGTGACCGAACTTGATCTCAGCCACGGCATGCGCCGGATCGAGGTGATGTGCGCCCAGTGCGGCTCGCATCTGGGCCATGTGTTTGATGACGGCCCACGCGACAAAACCGGCCTGCGGTACTGCATCAACTCCATTTCCATGGACTTCAAGCCGGCCGAAGACTGA
- a CDS encoding helicase-related protein, with protein sequence MHPGSIVRCRNREWVVMPADTDEFIVLRPLTGTPDDVVHIHRKLMNLVGGALPFERITPASFPLPTTEDVSDATSAHLLWQAARLTLREGATPFRSLGRISIRPRTYQFVPLLMALRLDPVRLFIADDVGVGKTIEALLIARELLDRGEIRRFCVLCPPYLCEQWAKELTEKFNLEPVIIRSGTVGQLDRQTPAGRSLYEHFPIQVASLDFVKTERNRSQFLQFCPELVIADEVHGAAAAPGTNQQERHELLRAVARKADRHLILLTATPHSGIEDAFRSLLGLLHPKFGTWNLQTLTETQRTELARHFVQRTRRDIAQTWQETACFPTRESTDETYALSDRHRELFERTYAFCSEIVRTGAHLEKRQRRVRYWGALALLRCVMSSPAAARTALTNRAGVPPEEEAEAEAFGRLVFESAEDRTDDEAPTPAVEAANTTLPETDRRRLRELARLAEQLHGPDDDTKLARVIAIVRRLLKEGFHPILWCRYVATADYLADHLRQALETAAQVVCVTGRMGDDERQARIADLDAERPRVLVATDCLSEGVNLQELFTAVIHYDLPWNPNRLEQREGRVDRYGQRARRVRVIRFFGQDNPIDGVVLEVLLDKAREIHRTLGTHVPVPEESESVTQAVLQALFLRQGRRALTRQLALNLGVSEVETFHQQWQQYAERERLNRTRFAQRALKPEEVQREVEATDAVLGDPTAVRHFFLAAAQRLGLAVAQEKQPGVFRVSLTPEATATLPEAIRLALPSPKGGRWRISFDSPTPEGAEYIGRNHRFVATLARYLFEAALNQPGNATVSRCGAIRTRAVTALTTILLLRVRYLVEQLQAPALLSEEVLVLAYAGLEAGTTRWLDTSDALRLLAEAQPDANLSLAEKRELVTHILDNLGAWQAESAERWGAAHPLQSAIREHVARRANELTESHKRIRQAVALRIRGLAVKPQFPPDLLGILVLQPMVSR encoded by the coding sequence ATGCACCCCGGCTCGATTGTCCGCTGCCGAAACCGCGAATGGGTCGTGATGCCCGCCGACACAGACGAATTCATCGTCCTCCGCCCCCTCACCGGCACGCCGGACGACGTGGTTCACATTCACCGGAAACTTATGAACCTCGTGGGCGGGGCCCTGCCGTTTGAGCGCATTACGCCCGCGTCCTTCCCGCTGCCCACCACCGAGGACGTTTCCGACGCCACCAGCGCCCATCTGCTCTGGCAGGCGGCACGGCTTACCCTGCGCGAAGGCGCGACGCCGTTTCGCTCGCTCGGCCGCATCTCCATCCGGCCGCGGACGTACCAGTTCGTCCCCCTGCTGATGGCCCTGCGCCTCGACCCCGTGCGGCTGTTCATTGCCGACGACGTGGGTGTGGGCAAAACCATCGAAGCCCTGCTGATTGCCAGAGAACTTCTGGATCGCGGCGAAATCCGGCGCTTCTGTGTCCTCTGCCCGCCCTACCTGTGCGAACAATGGGCGAAGGAACTCACCGAAAAGTTCAACCTTGAACCGGTCATCATCCGGTCGGGAACCGTCGGGCAGCTTGACCGCCAGACGCCGGCCGGACGCAGCCTCTACGAACACTTCCCCATCCAGGTGGCCAGCCTTGATTTCGTCAAAACGGAGCGCAACCGCAGCCAGTTTTTGCAGTTCTGCCCCGAACTGGTCATTGCCGATGAAGTCCACGGCGCGGCCGCCGCTCCGGGCACCAACCAGCAGGAACGGCACGAACTCCTGCGCGCCGTCGCCCGAAAAGCCGACCGGCATCTGATCCTGCTGACGGCCACGCCGCACAGCGGCATCGAAGACGCCTTCCGTTCGCTGCTCGGCCTGCTGCACCCGAAGTTCGGAACGTGGAATCTCCAGACGCTCACCGAAACCCAGCGCACCGAACTCGCCCGGCATTTCGTCCAGCGCACCCGGCGCGACATCGCCCAGACATGGCAGGAAACCGCCTGTTTCCCCACGCGGGAATCCACGGATGAAACCTACGCCCTTTCCGACCGGCACCGTGAGCTGTTTGAGCGCACCTATGCGTTCTGCTCAGAAATCGTGCGTACCGGCGCGCATCTGGAAAAGCGCCAGCGGCGGGTGCGCTACTGGGGCGCGCTGGCACTGCTGCGCTGTGTGATGTCCAGCCCGGCGGCCGCCCGCACGGCGCTGACCAACCGCGCCGGCGTGCCGCCCGAAGAAGAAGCCGAAGCGGAAGCCTTTGGCCGGCTCGTGTTCGAGTCGGCGGAAGACCGCACTGACGACGAAGCCCCAACCCCAGCCGTTGAGGCGGCCAACACCACCCTGCCGGAGACCGACCGCCGCCGGCTGCGCGAACTCGCCCGGCTGGCCGAACAACTCCACGGCCCAGACGACGACACCAAGCTGGCGCGGGTCATCGCCATCGTGCGCCGGCTGCTGAAGGAAGGCTTCCATCCCATCCTCTGGTGCCGGTACGTCGCCACGGCCGACTACCTTGCCGACCACCTGCGCCAGGCGTTGGAAACCGCCGCCCAGGTCGTGTGCGTCACCGGCCGCATGGGCGATGACGAGCGCCAGGCCAGAATCGCCGACCTCGACGCGGAACGCCCACGGGTACTCGTCGCCACCGACTGCCTCTCCGAAGGCGTCAACCTCCAGGAACTGTTCACGGCCGTCATCCACTACGACCTGCCGTGGAACCCCAACCGGCTGGAGCAGCGCGAGGGCCGCGTGGACCGCTACGGCCAAAGGGCCAGGCGGGTCAGGGTCATCCGGTTCTTCGGGCAGGACAACCCCATAGACGGCGTGGTGCTGGAGGTGCTGCTCGACAAGGCGCGGGAAATTCACCGTACGCTCGGCACGCACGTGCCCGTGCCCGAAGAAAGCGAAAGCGTCACCCAGGCCGTTCTCCAGGCCCTCTTCCTGCGCCAGGGGCGGCGGGCGCTAACGCGCCAGCTTGCACTCAACCTTGGCGTGTCGGAAGTAGAGACGTTTCATCAGCAGTGGCAGCAGTATGCCGAACGCGAGCGGCTCAACCGCACCCGGTTTGCGCAGCGGGCGCTCAAGCCCGAAGAAGTCCAGCGTGAAGTCGAGGCCACGGATGCCGTCCTGGGCGACCCCACTGCCGTGCGTCATTTCTTTCTTGCGGCGGCGCAGCGCCTCGGGCTGGCCGTTGCCCAGGAAAAACAGCCGGGCGTTTTCCGGGTGAGTCTTACGCCGGAAGCCACGGCCACGCTGCCCGAAGCCATCCGGCTCGCCCTGCCCTCCCCCAAAGGCGGCCGCTGGCGCATCAGCTTTGATTCGCCCACGCCCGAAGGGGCGGAGTACATCGGCCGCAACCACCGCTTTGTGGCCACGCTTGCCCGCTATCTTTTCGAGGCGGCGCTGAACCAGCCCGGCAACGCAACGGTCTCCCGCTGCGGGGCCATCCGTACCCGTGCCGTGACGGCACTGACGACCATCCTCCTGCTGCGCGTACGCTATCTGGTCGAGCAACTTCAGGCCCCAGCGCTGCTCTCCGAGGAAGTTCTGGTCCTGGCCTACGCCGGACTGGAAGCCGGTACTACCCGCTGGCTGGACACCAGTGATGCCCTCCGGCTGCTGGCGGAAGCCCAACCCGACGCCAACCTCTCTCTGGCGGAGAAACGGGAGCTGGTGACGCACATCCTTGACAATCTGGGCGCATGGCAGGCGGAGTCGGCTGAACGCTGGGGCGCCGCGCACCCGCTGCAAAGCGCTATCCGGGAGCACGTTGCCCGCCGCGCCAATGAACTGACTGAATCCCACAAGCGCATCCGGCAGGCCGTGGCGCTGCGCATACGCGGGCTTGCGGTCAAGCCACAGTTTCCCCCTGATCTTCTGGGAATTCTTGTTCTGCAACCCATGGTGTCACGATGA
- a CDS encoding serine/threonine protein kinase, whose product MNPLSPGTVLQQRYTIVKLLGKGGMGAVYQATDKKFGSTVALKQMIVTGEALVSAFEREAILLNGLRHAALPVVFDHFAEAGGQFLVMQFIPGKDLAELLTERGGPFPLTQVAKWADQLLDALEYLHGRTPPIIHRDIKPQNIKLTPEDSLVLLDFGLAKGDLSGDAVQQRSLVGFTPVFASLEQMRGLSTDPRSDLYSAAATIYCLLTGRPPVDALARADALLAGKPDPLPLASDVNPQVPRTVAEIVRQAMTVSRDERLASAKEMRRQLRAAFKAVRAVTDDLDATVVPSAAPLQQSVSPPLTAPGQASPGAARHFCVACGAPLLASAKFCIKCGHPNPASSPAPSSPSVAPPSGLPLSGQPFSTQPFPGSFPAGTSVQPPPAPVASPTPGGTGTSPSPFSSALPLAGGLAASEVVLLFGDYFAPPAVGADPWSKLLHVPTRVSAAILAQAIWAAAFLDCERQGAITLIPVSVQGDLTKMTYALKSPTVSLVSYSLEANIVEIARLRLDQSVPLPVAAAVADIIRFDSRNAWRHTVGLVKLGLNRRHLLTMTPGSLPAPFPSGRFALTPQVIDLARRTSPEPVQRLMATAQGQSARWTLLIKSINAGLQRRTNPMLNLPELDQDF is encoded by the coding sequence ATGAATCCGCTGAGTCCGGGGACAGTCCTTCAGCAGCGCTATACCATCGTGAAACTGCTCGGCAAGGGCGGTATGGGCGCGGTCTATCAGGCGACGGACAAAAAGTTCGGGAGCACGGTCGCCCTCAAGCAGATGATCGTGACCGGCGAGGCCTTGGTTTCTGCCTTCGAGCGCGAGGCCATCCTGCTCAATGGTCTGCGGCATGCCGCCCTGCCGGTCGTCTTCGATCACTTTGCCGAGGCAGGCGGGCAGTTTCTGGTGATGCAGTTCATTCCCGGCAAGGATTTGGCCGAACTGCTCACGGAGCGCGGTGGTCCCTTTCCGCTGACGCAGGTGGCCAAGTGGGCTGATCAACTCCTTGATGCGCTGGAGTACCTGCACGGACGGACACCACCCATCATTCACCGGGACATCAAGCCACAGAACATCAAGCTGACGCCGGAAGACAGCCTTGTGCTGCTCGACTTTGGTCTGGCCAAGGGGGATTTATCCGGGGATGCCGTCCAGCAGCGCAGCCTGGTGGGGTTTACGCCGGTGTTTGCCTCTTTGGAGCAGATGCGCGGCCTTTCCACAGACCCGCGCAGTGACCTCTACTCGGCGGCGGCCACGATTTACTGCCTGCTCACCGGGCGGCCTCCGGTGGATGCCCTGGCGCGGGCCGATGCTTTGCTGGCAGGCAAGCCTGACCCGCTGCCGCTGGCCAGCGATGTCAATCCCCAGGTGCCACGGACGGTCGCCGAAATTGTACGGCAGGCCATGACGGTTTCGCGTGATGAGCGGCTGGCTTCCGCCAAAGAGATGCGGCGGCAGCTCCGGGCAGCGTTCAAGGCCGTGCGGGCCGTGACCGATGACCTCGATGCCACTGTCGTACCGTCCGCTGCCCCACTCCAACAGTCCGTTTCGCCGCCGCTGACTGCACCAGGTCAGGCTTCTCCGGGAGCAGCAAGGCATTTCTGTGTCGCCTGTGGGGCGCCGCTGTTGGCCTCGGCCAAGTTCTGCATAAAGTGCGGGCATCCCAATCCAGCCTCATCACCAGCCCCATCATCGCCGTCGGTTGCGCCCCCTTCGGGCCTGCCGCTGTCAGGGCAACCGTTTTCCACCCAGCCCTTTCCTGGCTCGTTTCCGGCTGGAACCTCGGTACAACCACCGCCAGCGCCAGTGGCATCGCCGACGCCCGGTGGCACCGGTACCTCTCCCTCTCCCTTCTCGTCAGCATTGCCTTTGGCGGGTGGGCTGGCAGCCAGTGAAGTCGTCCTGCTGTTTGGAGATTACTTTGCACCGCCGGCAGTGGGTGCCGATCCGTGGTCCAAGCTGCTGCACGTGCCGACGCGGGTGAGCGCCGCGATTCTGGCCCAGGCCATCTGGGCTGCGGCCTTTCTCGACTGTGAGCGTCAGGGAGCAATCACGCTGATCCCGGTCAGCGTCCAAGGTGACCTCACCAAAATGACCTATGCGCTCAAGTCGCCGACCGTCAGTTTGGTGTCCTACAGTCTCGAGGCCAACATCGTCGAGATAGCGCGGCTACGGCTGGATCAGAGTGTGCCGCTGCCGGTCGCCGCCGCTGTGGCGGACATCATCCGTTTTGATTCGCGCAATGCCTGGCGGCACACCGTCGGGTTGGTCAAGCTGGGTCTCAACCGCCGGCATCTGCTGACCATGACGCCCGGTTCGCTGCCGGCGCCGTTCCCGTCCGGGCGGTTTGCCCTGACGCCGCAGGTCATTGACCTTGCGCGGCGGACTTCGCCTGAACCCGTGCAGCGGTTGATGGCCACGGCGCAGGGGCAGTCAGCACGCTGGACGCTGCTTATCAAGTCCATCAACGCCGGCCTCCAGCGCCGAACCAACCCGATGCTCAATCTGCCGGAACTCGACCAGGACTTCTGA
- a CDS encoding M15 family metallopeptidase has translation MKDASVKDASVKDAPVTLPVETGSFRPSELVEIVQLDPSIKLDIRYATANNFVGRPVYDEPRAFLQRPAAEALVKAHRWLKAHGYGIVVFDGYRPWRVTKLFWELTPPDKRDYVADPSKGSLHNRGCAVDVSLYDLNTGELVTMPSDYDEMSERAHPDYTGGTEEQRRLRDLLRTAMELHDFKVYRYEWWHFDHKDWRQYRVQDIPFSEIPASGLPVQPGETPPSNPRL, from the coding sequence GTGAAAGACGCATCCGTGAAGGATGCGTCCGTAAAAGACGCGCCGGTGACGCTGCCGGTCGAAACCGGCAGCTTTCGGCCCAGTGAACTCGTGGAGATTGTCCAGCTCGATCCGAGCATCAAGCTCGACATCCGCTATGCCACGGCCAACAACTTCGTCGGGCGTCCGGTGTATGACGAACCGCGCGCCTTTTTGCAGCGTCCGGCAGCGGAAGCCTTGGTCAAGGCGCATCGGTGGCTGAAGGCGCACGGCTACGGTATTGTGGTCTTTGACGGCTACCGGCCGTGGCGGGTGACGAAGCTGTTTTGGGAACTGACGCCGCCCGACAAGCGCGACTACGTGGCTGATCCGTCCAAAGGGTCGCTGCACAATCGTGGCTGCGCGGTGGATGTGTCCCTGTACGATCTGAACACCGGCGAACTCGTGACCATGCCGAGCGACTATGACGAAATGAGCGAGCGCGCCCACCCGGATTACACTGGCGGAACGGAAGAACAACGCCGTTTGCGCGACCTGCTGCGCACCGCCATGGAGCTTCATGACTTCAAGGTGTACCGCTACGAGTGGTGGCACTTTGATCACAAGGACTGGCGACAATACCGCGTCCAGGACATTCCCTTTTCTGAAATTCCCGCGTCCGGTTTGCCCGTGCAGCCGGGGGAGACGCCACCATCCAATCCGCGTCTATGA
- a CDS encoding pentapeptide repeat-containing protein — MLGSSWTISTSSLGRKLPVSTGSVTGASFTDASFTDASFTGAPLTGASWGAEAWTDWPLPQPPANSSHPATTHGLHIITASPERRRLRGLERTPRNMKDVRRT, encoded by the coding sequence ATGCTCGGATCGAGCTGGACAATCTCCACGAGTTCACTGGGCCGAAAGCTGCCGGTTTCGACCGGCAGCGTCACCGGCGCGTCTTTTACGGACGCATCCTTCACGGATGCGTCTTTCACGGGCGCGCCTTTGACAGGCGCTTCCTGGGGGGCCGAAGCCTGGACGGACTGGCCGTTGCCCCAACCACCGGCGAACAGCAGCCACCCGGCGACAACCCATGGTCTCCACATCATCACAGCATCTCCAGAAAGGCGTCGGCTACGCGGGCTTGAGCGTACACCACGGAACATGAAAGATGTGCGGCGCACATGA
- the bshB1 gene encoding bacillithiol biosynthesis deacetylase BshB1 → MSAIADAVCAVDALAIGAHPDDIELAMAGTLLKLVAEGYRTGLVDASRAELATRGTPEQRATEAAEAAAQLGASFRVNLGWPDGHFTDHDAARRALVRVIRQARPTLVFTHHPAEEHPDHQCLARLVAAAVHHARLANYDAESGLPRWRTRALIHFLPPLNPAVAPTFLVDISAQFTAKYEVISAYASQLHQPGSREPQTYLSAPDFLRQRRAADIHRGSLIGVAAAEGFVTAAPLPVADPIRLFLNQ, encoded by the coding sequence ATGTCAGCCATTGCGGACGCGGTGTGTGCCGTGGACGCCCTGGCCATCGGTGCACATCCCGACGACATCGAGCTGGCGATGGCCGGCACACTGCTGAAGTTGGTCGCCGAGGGCTATCGCACGGGTCTCGTGGATGCCAGCCGCGCCGAACTGGCCACCCGTGGGACGCCGGAGCAGCGTGCCACCGAAGCTGCCGAAGCGGCTGCGCAACTGGGCGCGAGCTTTCGCGTCAACTTGGGCTGGCCCGACGGCCACTTCACCGACCATGACGCGGCCCGCCGTGCGCTGGTGCGCGTCATCCGCCAGGCGCGGCCGACGCTCGTGTTTACACACCATCCGGCGGAAGAACATCCCGACCACCAGTGTCTGGCCCGGCTCGTCGCAGCAGCAGTTCACCACGCCCGGCTCGCCAACTATGACGCCGAAAGCGGCCTGCCGCGCTGGCGGACGCGGGCGCTGATTCACTTTCTGCCGCCGCTCAACCCGGCGGTTGCGCCGACCTTTCTCGTGGACATCAGCGCCCAGTTCACGGCCAAGTATGAGGTCATCAGTGCCTACGCTTCGCAACTGCACCAGCCGGGCAGCCGGGAGCCGCAGACGTACCTTTCGGCGCCGGATTTTCTCCGCCAGCGGCGCGCCGCGGACATCCACCGTGGCAGCCTGATTGGCGTTGCGGCGGCGGAAGGTTTCGTCACCGCCGCGCCGCTGCCGGTGGCCGACCCCATCCGCCTGTTTCTGAACCAGTAG
- a CDS encoding nucleotidyltransferase domain-containing protein, whose product MVKPNRIEPIIREYRDQLTRILGEALEAVVLYGSHAREDAQEGSDIDILCVMRLPFDYGTLIRNTAEAAARISPKYDVAISTAFVLSEEYSPGFRHETPRF is encoded by the coding sequence ATGGTCAAGCCCAACCGGATCGAACCGATCATCCGGGAGTACCGGGATCAACTGACCAGGATTCTGGGTGAAGCGTTGGAAGCCGTTGTGCTCTACGGCTCCCATGCGCGTGAAGACGCACAGGAAGGTTCTGATATTGACATCCTGTGCGTGATGCGTCTCCCTTTTGACTACGGCACACTGATCAGGAACACGGCCGAAGCTGCCGCACGGATCAGCCCGAAGTACGATGTGGCCATTTCTACTGCGTTCGTGCTTTCCGAAGAGTATTCGCCTGGCTTCAGACACGAAACACCCCGTTTCTGA
- a CDS encoding glycosyltransferase, with translation MTNFLRVALFPDAYHEANGVARTFRTLEGVARRRGLPLLLVRCAASSSSHQPQTDGSVTTIELQRGGWSFPLDTDLSFDLWLWRYAREVREQVRAFGPQVIHVTGPSDIGQLGVYVAKSLRLPLVMSWHTNLHEYAGRRWSRLLDYAFISPLVREQTSLWAEAQSLWATMKFYEYADVCLAPNPELVALVAQKTGKPTYLMQRGIDAEQFHPRHRTRPRLPAVVRLGFVGRLSAEKNVRFLAELERQLLAQGLTNIEFRIVGAGSERDWLAQTMKTATFAGVQQGERLAQEYADFDIFVFPSRTDTYGNVVLEAAASGVPCVVTGDGGPKFLVDPDESGVVAHDNAAFVSAVAELVHSAERRQAMGEAARARAQRASWEAVLDEVYQAYQIACAQSPIISEF, from the coding sequence ATGACCAACTTCCTGCGCGTTGCCTTGTTCCCCGATGCCTACCATGAAGCCAATGGCGTGGCCCGTACCTTTCGGACGCTGGAAGGCGTGGCTCGTCGCCGGGGGCTGCCGCTGTTGCTCGTGCGCTGTGCCGCATCTTCCAGCAGCCACCAACCCCAGACCGATGGCTCCGTCACCACCATCGAACTCCAGCGGGGGGGCTGGTCATTTCCCCTGGATACTGACCTGAGTTTTGACCTTTGGCTGTGGCGCTACGCCCGCGAAGTCCGCGAACAGGTGCGTGCTTTCGGCCCGCAGGTCATTCATGTCACCGGCCCCAGCGACATCGGACAGCTCGGCGTCTATGTTGCCAAGTCGCTCCGCCTGCCGTTGGTGATGTCCTGGCACACGAATCTGCACGAGTATGCCGGACGGCGGTGGTCGCGTCTGCTGGACTACGCCTTTATCTCGCCACTGGTGCGGGAGCAGACCAGCCTGTGGGCGGAAGCCCAATCCCTGTGGGCGACGATGAAGTTCTATGAATACGCCGATGTGTGTCTGGCGCCAAACCCGGAACTCGTCGCCCTGGTGGCGCAAAAGACAGGCAAACCCACCTACCTGATGCAGCGGGGCATAGACGCTGAGCAGTTTCATCCCCGTCATCGCACGCGGCCCCGGCTGCCTGCCGTCGTCCGTCTGGGGTTTGTCGGGCGGTTGAGCGCCGAGAAAAACGTCCGTTTTCTGGCCGAACTGGAGCGGCAGTTGTTGGCGCAAGGGCTGACAAACATCGAATTTCGGATCGTTGGCGCCGGGAGCGAACGCGACTGGCTGGCCCAGACGATGAAGACGGCCACCTTTGCCGGTGTGCAGCAGGGGGAGCGGCTGGCGCAGGAGTACGCCGACTTCGACATCTTTGTGTTCCCGTCCCGGACGGACACTTACGGCAATGTCGTTCTGGAAGCGGCGGCGTCCGGCGTTCCCTGTGTGGTGACGGGTGACGGCGGGCCGAAGTTTCTTGTTGATCCTGACGAGTCAGGAGTCGTGGCCCACGACAATGCGGCTTTTGTGTCGGCCGTCGCGGAACTGGTGCATTCCGCCGAACGCCGCCAGGCCATGGGGGAGGCTGCACGGGCGCGTGCGCAGCGCGCTTCTTGGGAAGCGGTTCTCGATGAGGTCTATCAGGCGTACCAGATTGCTTGTGCCCAAAGTCCAATCATTAGTGAGTTTTAG
- a CDS encoding HepT-like ribonuclease domain-containing protein, with protein MRVPEERLKDILEAITNIERYTVRGQEAFEQDELIQTWVLYHFQLIGEAAARLGRIFHEAHPEIPWSRIVAMRNLLIHEYFGIDLHEVWKTVENDLPNLKQQIAMLLKALGGDALE; from the coding sequence ATGAGAGTCCCCGAAGAACGCCTGAAGGACATTCTGGAAGCCATTACCAACATTGAGCGCTACACCGTTCGGGGACAAGAGGCGTTTGAGCAGGATGAACTGATTCAGACTTGGGTTTTGTACCACTTTCAACTTATCGGGGAGGCGGCTGCACGACTCGGCAGAATCTTTCACGAGGCTCACCCTGAGATACCCTGGTCGCGGATTGTGGCCATGCGCAACCTGCTCATTCATGAGTACTTTGGGATTGATCTGCATGAGGTCTGGAAGACAGTGGAAAATGACCTTCCCAACCTCAAACAACAGATTGCCATGCTACTGAAGGCGCTGGGCGGTGACGCCCTGGAGTAA